The following are encoded together in the Pseudidiomarina andamanensis genome:
- the coaE gene encoding dephospho-CoA kinase (Dephospho-CoA kinase (CoaE) performs the final step in coenzyme A biosynthesis.), protein MMFVVGVTGGIGSGKTTVTNLFQQHGIVIVDADVIARHIMDKGGEALTAVEARYGKEALLDDGSLNRAWLRERIFKHPEDKHWLNDLTHPLIREQILSQLHQAQSPYVILSAPLLIENRLTKLCDRVLVIDVSEATQLQRTQQRDDVSEDQVQSIINAQASREQRLQAADNIIRNEGDESELTPQVEKLHELYLRLALAKQSTH, encoded by the coding sequence ATAATGTTTGTGGTGGGTGTTACTGGTGGTATTGGTAGTGGTAAAACCACGGTCACCAATTTATTTCAGCAGCACGGTATTGTGATTGTCGATGCCGATGTGATTGCGCGTCATATCATGGATAAGGGCGGCGAAGCACTGACAGCGGTTGAAGCGCGTTACGGCAAAGAGGCCCTGCTGGATGATGGCAGTCTGAATCGTGCTTGGCTGCGTGAGCGGATTTTTAAGCACCCTGAAGACAAACACTGGTTGAACGACCTCACCCACCCACTTATCCGAGAGCAAATTCTCAGTCAGCTACACCAAGCGCAGTCGCCGTATGTGATTCTTTCCGCACCATTGCTGATTGAGAACCGTCTGACCAAGCTATGTGACCGTGTTTTAGTCATCGATGTGAGCGAGGCGACGCAGCTACAGCGTACACAACAGCGTGATGATGTAAGTGAAGATCAAGTGCAATCGATTATTAACGCGCAAGCTTCACGCGAACAGCGCCTGCAGGCTGCAGATAACATCATTCGCAACGAAGGCGATGAATCAGAATTAACACCACAAGTTGAGAAGCTACACGAGCTTTACTTACGTTTAGCACTAGCAAAACAGTCAACTCATTGA
- a CDS encoding prepilin peptidase has product MEFVVDYPAQTWWVTVFGLLLGLVVGSFLNVVIGRFPVMMQRQWQRECAEVNGVEPEQHEPFNLAKPNSHCPKCQSPIKWYDNIPVLSWLVLKAKCRSCGTKISARYPAIELLTGIIFAVVVWNLGFTITTFIYLFLACLLISMFFIDADHMLLPDQMTYLMLWTGLGFAMYSGHMPLKDAVIGAMAGYLALWSVYWGFKLLTGKEGMGYGDFKLLAAFGAWHGYQLLPVTIIAAAASGAVIGIAWQTLNRNKQGQPIPFGPFLICGGVIAMFWGESLLTGYLNWVAR; this is encoded by the coding sequence ATGGAATTCGTTGTCGATTACCCTGCGCAAACTTGGTGGGTGACGGTTTTTGGTTTGCTGCTAGGCCTTGTGGTTGGTAGCTTTCTGAATGTGGTCATTGGCCGCTTTCCGGTCATGATGCAACGTCAGTGGCAGCGTGAATGTGCTGAAGTGAATGGTGTTGAACCTGAACAACATGAGCCATTTAATCTCGCCAAGCCGAATTCGCATTGCCCGAAATGTCAGTCACCAATTAAATGGTACGACAATATTCCAGTGCTTAGCTGGCTTGTGCTAAAAGCGAAATGTCGTAGCTGTGGTACCAAGATCTCAGCGCGGTACCCAGCCATTGAGCTGCTAACCGGTATTATTTTTGCTGTAGTGGTTTGGAACTTAGGTTTCACCATCACGACATTTATCTATTTATTCCTCGCTTGCTTGCTCATTAGCATGTTTTTTATTGATGCTGATCACATGCTACTGCCTGACCAAATGACCTACCTGATGTTATGGACAGGGCTGGGTTTTGCGATGTATAGCGGTCATATGCCACTAAAAGATGCTGTCATTGGCGCTATGGCCGGCTATTTAGCCCTCTGGAGCGTCTACTGGGGCTTTAAATTGCTTACCGGCAAGGAAGGCATGGGGTACGGCGACTTTAAGCTACTAGCAGCGTTTGGCGCATGGCACGGCTATCAACTTTTACCGGTAACCATTATTGCTGCGGCAGCGAGCGGTGCTGTTATTGGTATTGCGTGGCAAACGCTTAACCGCAATAAGCAAGGTCAACCGATTCCATTTGGCCCGTTTTTGATTTGCGGTGGAGTGATTGCTATGTTTTGGGGTGAGTCTTTACTTACTGGCTACCTCAATTGGGTAGCTAGATAA
- a CDS encoding type II secretion system F family protein has translation MAKKPQAIKEISEFTWTGINKRGQRVKGVMRADNDKHVRAKLRDQGVMPKSVKKKGKSLFGGKKINGGDIALFTRQIATMLSAGVPLLQSLEMVAKGVENPKIRDLMLTIANDVAAGSPFASSLRKHPDVFDSLYCDLVDSGEQSGSLETIFDRIATYREKSEALKAKIKKALVYPASVIVVAIVVTIILLVFVVPQFEAVFKDFGAELPAMTQFVVTLSEIVQAYFLYVVAGFIVAGWLFKRAYSKSQKLRDKVDAYSLKIPVIKEILNKAAVARFARTLSTTFAAGVPLINALESAAGASGNAVYRDAILRIREEVTSGMQMNTAMQSQDLFPTLAEQMVFIGEESGSLDDMLAKVASIYEREVDDLVDNLTALLEPMIMVVIGVLVGGLIVAMYLPIFSLGKVVS, from the coding sequence ATGGCCAAAAAGCCACAAGCCATCAAAGAAATTTCCGAGTTTACCTGGACGGGTATTAATAAGCGTGGGCAACGCGTCAAAGGCGTGATGCGCGCTGATAATGACAAGCACGTTCGCGCAAAGCTTCGCGACCAAGGCGTGATGCCGAAGAGCGTGAAGAAAAAAGGTAAATCATTATTTGGTGGTAAGAAAATAAACGGTGGTGATATCGCGCTATTTACTCGTCAAATCGCTACCATGTTAAGTGCTGGCGTGCCGTTATTACAATCTTTAGAGATGGTTGCTAAAGGTGTTGAGAATCCGAAAATTCGTGATCTCATGCTCACCATTGCCAACGATGTCGCCGCCGGTTCACCATTCGCATCATCATTGCGTAAACACCCAGACGTTTTCGACAGTTTGTACTGTGACCTTGTTGATTCAGGTGAGCAATCAGGGTCTTTGGAAACCATTTTCGATCGTATAGCGACCTACCGCGAAAAATCAGAAGCACTTAAAGCGAAAATCAAAAAAGCCTTGGTTTATCCGGCGTCGGTTATCGTGGTCGCGATTGTTGTGACCATTATCTTGCTGGTATTCGTGGTACCTCAGTTCGAAGCAGTATTTAAAGATTTCGGTGCTGAGTTACCTGCCATGACACAGTTTGTCGTGACACTGTCAGAGATTGTCCAAGCTTATTTCTTATACGTGGTCGCCGGGTTTATTGTCGCAGGTTGGTTGTTTAAGCGTGCCTATTCGAAAAGTCAAAAACTTCGCGACAAAGTCGATGCGTACTCACTCAAAATTCCAGTCATTAAAGAAATTTTGAATAAAGCTGCGGTGGCGCGTTTTGCGCGTACACTTTCGACGACCTTTGCTGCGGGTGTGCCGCTCATTAACGCCCTCGAATCGGCAGCTGGTGCTTCAGGGAACGCTGTTTATCGTGATGCCATTTTGCGCATTCGTGAAGAAGTAACCTCGGGTATGCAAATGAATACGGCCATGCAATCGCAAGATTTATTCCCAACCCTGGCTGAACAAATGGTGTTCATTGGTGAAGAGTCCGGTTCACTGGACGATATGTTGGCAAAAGTTGCGAGTATCTATGAACGTGAAGTGGATGACCTCGTCGATAACCTAACCGCCCTACTCGAGCCCATGATCATGGTTGTCATTGGTGTGCTTGTTGGTGGCTTGATTGTTGCCATGTACTTACCTATCTTCTCACTCGGTAAGGTGGTTAGCTAA